A part of Myxococcus landrumus genomic DNA contains:
- a CDS encoding discoidin domain-containing protein — MQRLSSRLGALAACVLMGCGTPAPTDSTPLAAAQGAGLDTLVNVTLNKPATASVSQDPFRPEYAVDGNITLDDSRWCPGIYNPTRLLDIDLQGTFDLVRMELYTGYRDIRPIKSYELFYDDGTGWKPLPGASQTNNASIEVFTTFSQTVTAKKVRFSCTDTLADNCRLKELWIFGTPHEGQTNIPPVVNAGPDRALTLPVTSVSLAGSATDADGVVSSLLWTQVSGPVATLASTTTATLSVAGLSVGTSVFRLTATDDAGAASFDDVSVTVAPVPDVLTNVALNKPAVAGTSSASYPAPLAVDGSLTTRWESAYAFMTHNYLDVDLQGMHEVSSAELHMSISATSAFAMPAFELQAWNGGCWKTIPGTVVEGNPLTNTLKTLTFTAPVLTDKVRVVCKDKPYCRLRELKLMGKPSALAPTGPTTCAAGQQTVVRNLRYDYALFLPAQYNDDRTTTWPVIIALHGVGGNTLTADHTAVLANPEGLARQFSSASFRAAMKAIVISPNQRMPFVTNGDAWFNNASVLALLDDVKRDYRVDLDRVYLTGLSGGANTGFEMLLASTAEFAAFVPVAITHIYTTNPNLCGLKTLPIWGFQGGLDDPTRLTSIKTKLDTECGPGLSAMRDVTVYPNAGHGTATWDTAYATLPLYDWLLQQRISQRP; from the coding sequence TTGCAACGGCTCTCATCCCGACTCGGCGCGCTCGCGGCCTGCGTGCTCATGGGCTGCGGTACCCCGGCCCCCACCGACAGCACCCCCCTGGCCGCCGCCCAGGGGGCCGGGCTCGACACGCTCGTCAACGTGACGCTGAACAAGCCGGCCACCGCCAGCGTCAGCCAGGACCCGTTCCGTCCGGAGTACGCCGTGGACGGCAACATCACCCTCGACGACTCGCGGTGGTGCCCGGGCATCTACAACCCGACGCGCCTGCTCGACATCGACCTCCAGGGGACGTTCGACCTGGTCCGGATGGAGCTCTACACGGGCTACCGGGACATCCGCCCCATCAAGAGCTACGAGCTGTTCTACGACGATGGCACGGGCTGGAAGCCGCTGCCCGGCGCCAGCCAGACGAACAACGCCAGCATCGAGGTCTTCACCACCTTCTCGCAGACCGTCACGGCGAAGAAGGTGCGCTTCTCCTGCACGGACACGCTGGCGGACAACTGCCGGCTGAAGGAGCTGTGGATTTTCGGCACGCCCCACGAGGGGCAGACCAACATCCCGCCCGTGGTCAACGCGGGCCCGGACCGCGCCCTCACCCTGCCCGTCACCAGCGTGAGCCTGGCGGGCAGCGCCACCGACGCGGATGGCGTCGTCAGCTCGCTGCTCTGGACGCAGGTGAGCGGCCCCGTGGCGACGCTGGCCAGCACCACCACCGCCACCCTGAGCGTGGCGGGCCTCTCCGTGGGAACGTCCGTCTTCCGCCTCACCGCCACGGATGACGCGGGGGCCGCTAGCTTCGACGACGTGAGCGTGACGGTCGCGCCCGTGCCGGATGTCCTCACCAACGTGGCGCTCAACAAGCCCGCGGTCGCCGGCACCTCCTCCGCGTCCTATCCCGCGCCGCTCGCGGTGGACGGCTCGCTCACCACCCGGTGGGAGTCCGCCTACGCCTTCATGACGCACAACTATCTAGACGTGGACCTCCAGGGGATGCACGAGGTGAGCAGCGCGGAGCTGCACATGTCCATCTCCGCGACCTCGGCGTTCGCCATGCCCGCCTTCGAGCTCCAGGCGTGGAACGGCGGCTGCTGGAAGACCATCCCGGGCACGGTGGTGGAGGGCAATCCCCTCACCAACACCCTGAAGACCCTCACCTTCACCGCGCCCGTCCTCACCGACAAGGTCCGAGTCGTCTGCAAGGACAAGCCTTACTGCCGGCTGCGCGAGCTCAAGCTCATGGGCAAGCCCAGCGCCCTCGCCCCCACCGGCCCCACCACCTGCGCCGCCGGACAGCAGACCGTGGTCCGCAACCTTCGCTACGACTACGCGCTCTTCCTCCCGGCGCAGTACAACGACGACCGCACCACGACGTGGCCGGTCATCATCGCGCTGCACGGGGTGGGCGGTAACACGCTCACGGCCGACCACACCGCGGTGTTGGCCAACCCCGAGGGCCTGGCCCGACAGTTCAGCTCCGCCAGCTTCCGCGCGGCGATGAAGGCCATCGTCATCTCCCCCAACCAGCGCATGCCGTTCGTCACCAACGGGGATGCCTGGTTCAACAATGCCTCGGTGCTCGCGCTGCTGGATGACGTCAAGCGCGACTACCGCGTCGACCTGGACCGCGTGTACCTCACCGGACTGAGCGGCGGCGCCAACACCGGCTTCGAGATGCTCCTCGCCTCCACGGCGGAGTTCGCGGCCTTCGTCCCTGTCGCCATCACCCACATCTACACGACGAACCCCAACCTCTGCGGCCTGAAGACCCTGCCCATCTGGGGCTTCCAGGGCGGTCTGGATGACCCGACGCGCCTCACCAGCATCAAGACGAAGCTCGACACGGAATGCGGCCCGGGCCTCAGCGCCATGCGTGACGTCACCGTCTACCCCAACGCGGGCCACGGCACCGCCACCTGGGACACGGCCTACGCCACCCTGCCCCTCTACGACTGGCTCCTCCAGCAGCGCATCAGCCAGCGCCCGTAG
- a CDS encoding FAM151A/B family protein: MASWLDIAFRRPPTVTPTQVQPPPPPPPPPAPPPEVGPSMKDEFVPSTNAAAGPDLTGAPQFQTLAAPPAPTEGAGTTPTGPTAKPASEYNRPGGVEGDALDVDLAFQTGGPSQAAQTLADLTLKNRDVPGYADSLLKASSKTLQGISEKLGERTNKGDLDDKKKDSFGKYNTTYETLKGLSVVADKAGPEGLKLLGQSLAAATPNKGEINQLDDKLNELGDEKVPGLEKLAGTLVTELEATGKNKAAKELRKEYKPLAEVPAAPPPGNRWTPGTPLSEAKNAHTTNTRSDFDHAKKGDYTWFEGDVRMEFNREGKIEMRHDPGNESGDNLTLTEWLNKGKELGVGLKLDVKDDRVFNNRFLEEVRASGVPDNKLMFNYGFGKAEAEGAKTRAMFPGATLALNPPGGPMNEQVDKLVAQVTRINDANKLPSTGPNKPPVTFVFEYGKHPEDPALINKLKEYGTISVWRGNSFQSQSVEDSTKNLRNLGIDGMIDLKESVVSSIDNKVKDKLKDTFGNFIPRPG, encoded by the coding sequence ATGGCTTCCTGGCTCGACATCGCGTTCCGCCGTCCCCCCACCGTGACTCCCACGCAGGTGCAGCCGCCCCCGCCGCCCCCGCCTCCGCCTGCCCCACCTCCGGAGGTCGGCCCGTCCATGAAGGACGAGTTCGTGCCGAGCACGAACGCCGCCGCGGGACCGGACCTCACGGGCGCGCCGCAGTTCCAGACGCTGGCCGCGCCCCCCGCCCCCACCGAGGGCGCGGGCACGACCCCCACGGGCCCCACCGCGAAGCCCGCCTCGGAGTACAACAGGCCCGGCGGAGTCGAAGGTGATGCGCTGGACGTGGACCTGGCCTTCCAGACGGGCGGCCCCTCCCAGGCCGCGCAGACGCTGGCGGACCTCACGCTCAAGAACCGCGACGTGCCCGGCTACGCCGACTCGCTGCTCAAGGCCTCCTCGAAGACGCTCCAGGGCATCTCCGAAAAGCTGGGTGAGCGCACGAACAAGGGCGACCTGGACGACAAGAAGAAGGACTCCTTCGGCAAGTACAACACCACCTACGAGACGCTGAAGGGGCTCTCCGTGGTCGCCGACAAGGCCGGCCCCGAGGGCCTGAAGCTCCTGGGCCAGTCCCTCGCCGCGGCGACGCCCAACAAGGGGGAAATCAACCAGCTCGACGACAAGCTGAACGAGCTGGGGGACGAGAAGGTGCCGGGGCTGGAGAAGCTCGCGGGCACGCTGGTGACGGAGCTGGAGGCCACGGGCAAGAACAAGGCGGCGAAGGAGCTGCGCAAGGAATACAAGCCGCTCGCGGAGGTGCCCGCCGCGCCGCCTCCGGGCAACCGCTGGACGCCTGGAACCCCGCTGAGCGAAGCCAAGAACGCCCACACCACGAACACGCGCTCGGACTTCGACCACGCCAAGAAGGGGGACTACACCTGGTTCGAGGGCGACGTCCGCATGGAGTTCAACCGTGAGGGCAAGATTGAGATGCGCCACGACCCGGGCAATGAGTCCGGTGACAACCTCACGCTCACGGAGTGGCTGAACAAGGGCAAGGAGCTGGGTGTCGGCCTCAAGCTGGATGTGAAGGACGACAGGGTCTTCAACAACCGCTTCCTGGAGGAGGTCCGCGCCTCCGGCGTGCCCGACAACAAGCTGATGTTCAACTACGGCTTCGGCAAGGCGGAGGCCGAGGGCGCCAAGACGCGCGCGATGTTCCCCGGCGCCACGCTCGCCCTCAATCCCCCGGGCGGCCCGATGAACGAGCAGGTGGACAAGCTGGTGGCTCAGGTCACCCGCATCAACGACGCGAACAAGCTGCCAAGCACCGGTCCGAACAAGCCGCCCGTCACCTTCGTCTTCGAGTACGGCAAGCACCCCGAAGACCCGGCGCTCATCAACAAGTTGAAGGAGTACGGCACCATCTCCGTCTGGCGAGGAAACAGCTTCCAGAGCCAGAGCGTCGAGGACTCCACCAAGAATCTGCGGAACCTGGGCATCGACGGGATGATTGACCTCAAGGAAAGCGTCGTGAGCTCCATCGACAACAAGGTCAAGGACAAGCTCAAGGACACGTTCGGCAACTTCATCCCGCGCCCGGGCTGA
- a CDS encoding transketolase, with amino-acid sequence MADVLAELAAQLRVDSIRATTAAGSGHPSSSMSAADIVAVLFQKYLRFDFQHPRAPDNDRFVLSKGHACPVLYAAFKAAGAIDDAELLSLRQFGSRLEGHPNPHVLPLVDVATGSLGQGLAIGVGMALASRLDQRRSRIYVMMGDSETAEGSVWEAFDKASHYRLDHLCALIDMNRLGQTGETELGWNGEAYVARARAFGWHALAVDGHDLNAIDRALAEAVATTGKPTCLVFKTEKGHGYSLIANKGGWHGKALSEDQARDAIRELGGERHVRIEVKKPEASRPEAQPTAAPLKLPRYTPDEKVATRKVYGDALRALSDAHPDVVALDAEVSNSTFSEELREAHPQRYFEMYIAEQNMVATGVGMAVLGKRVFVSTFAAFLTRAYDQIRMAAVSNATLHLCGSHAGVSIGEDGPSQMGLEDLAMMRAVCDSTVLYPSDANQTARLMAHLVDRPGVSYLRTTRAKTPVLYAASEEFPIGGCKVLRRSDRDVATVVAAGITLHEALDAHARLQDQGISVRVIDLYSVKPVDAKTLRQAARETQGRLVVVEDHWAEGGLVDAVLEAFTDGAEPLPTVKRLAVRKMPGSGKPEELLNAAGIDAQHIVQAVLAMKDTSVPTGAPEAPRKRPPGKPAH; translated from the coding sequence ATGGCAGACGTCCTGGCAGAGCTCGCCGCGCAGCTTCGTGTCGACAGCATCCGAGCCACCACGGCCGCCGGCTCCGGGCACCCCAGCTCCTCCATGTCCGCGGCGGACATCGTCGCGGTGCTGTTCCAGAAGTATCTGCGCTTCGACTTCCAGCACCCACGCGCTCCGGACAATGACCGCTTCGTGCTCTCCAAGGGCCATGCGTGTCCCGTCCTCTACGCCGCGTTCAAGGCCGCGGGCGCCATCGACGACGCGGAGCTCCTGTCGCTGCGCCAGTTCGGCAGCCGGCTGGAGGGCCACCCCAACCCGCACGTCCTGCCGCTCGTGGACGTGGCCACCGGCTCGCTGGGACAGGGACTCGCCATTGGCGTGGGCATGGCGCTCGCGTCACGGCTGGACCAGCGGCGCTCGCGCATCTACGTGATGATGGGGGACAGCGAGACCGCCGAAGGCTCGGTCTGGGAGGCGTTCGACAAGGCGTCGCACTACCGGCTCGACCACCTCTGTGCCCTCATCGACATGAACCGCCTGGGGCAGACGGGCGAGACGGAGCTGGGCTGGAACGGCGAGGCGTATGTCGCCCGCGCGCGTGCCTTTGGCTGGCATGCGCTGGCGGTGGACGGGCATGACTTGAACGCCATCGACCGCGCCCTCGCCGAAGCCGTCGCGACGACGGGCAAGCCCACGTGCCTCGTCTTCAAGACGGAGAAGGGCCACGGCTACTCGCTCATCGCGAACAAGGGAGGCTGGCACGGCAAGGCCCTCTCCGAGGACCAGGCGCGCGACGCCATCCGCGAGCTGGGCGGCGAGCGTCACGTCCGCATCGAAGTGAAGAAGCCCGAAGCAAGCCGCCCCGAGGCCCAACCCACCGCCGCGCCACTGAAGCTCCCGCGCTACACGCCGGACGAGAAGGTGGCCACCCGCAAGGTCTACGGCGACGCGCTGCGAGCCCTGAGCGATGCACACCCGGACGTGGTGGCGTTGGACGCGGAGGTGTCCAACTCCACGTTCTCGGAGGAGCTGCGTGAAGCACATCCCCAGCGCTACTTCGAGATGTACATCGCCGAGCAGAACATGGTGGCCACGGGCGTGGGCATGGCGGTGCTGGGCAAGCGCGTCTTCGTCAGCACCTTCGCGGCGTTCCTGACGCGTGCGTATGACCAGATTCGCATGGCGGCCGTCTCCAACGCGACGCTGCACCTGTGCGGCAGCCACGCGGGTGTCTCCATTGGAGAGGACGGCCCTTCGCAGATGGGGCTGGAGGACCTGGCGATGATGCGCGCCGTCTGCGACAGCACGGTGCTCTACCCCAGCGACGCGAACCAGACCGCGCGCCTGATGGCCCACCTGGTGGACCGTCCCGGCGTCAGCTACCTGCGCACCACGCGCGCCAAGACACCCGTGCTCTACGCCGCCTCCGAGGAGTTCCCCATCGGCGGGTGCAAGGTCCTGCGTCGCTCGGACCGCGACGTGGCGACCGTGGTGGCCGCGGGCATCACCCTGCATGAAGCGCTGGACGCGCATGCGCGGCTCCAGGACCAGGGCATCTCCGTGCGCGTCATCGACCTGTACTCGGTGAAGCCCGTGGACGCGAAGACGCTCCGACAGGCAGCACGCGAGACGCAGGGACGCCTCGTGGTGGTGGAGGACCACTGGGCCGAGGGCGGCCTCGTGGACGCGGTGCTCGAAGCCTTCACGGACGGCGCCGAGCCGCTGCCCACCGTGAAGCGCCTGGCCGTGCGCAAGATGCCCGGCTCCGGCAAGCCCGAGGAGCTCTTGAACGCGGCGGGCATCGACGCCCAGCACATCGTCCAGGCGGTCCTCGCGATGAAGGACACCTCCGTCCCCACGGGCGCACCCGAGGCCCCACGTAAACGTCCGCCTGGCAAGCCCGCCCATTGA
- a CDS encoding WD40 repeat domain-containing protein, with translation MTFDLPSLTELSTLERLVSTQGVDALLAALDTALAQTSADARVRKEEGLTVSARTLRLIHRAIELDADFLREHPEALFQSLYNRLRWYDAPDAAAHYDTQGPGPWENPDAHLHRLAALWRQQREAAGGTAWVESLRPLSGSLDGGDQYYSHDKRVGAVAFSPCGKKLATTSSDDHDNIHLWDVATGKSLRVLEGHDIGEILGLAWSPDGKKLASGSRDHDARVWDVETGELLYDFPKQEGRVTSVAFSPDGKLLAVGNLGWRIHLFDMESGEKVRTLKGHQQSVLCVAFHPSGRQLASGASDDTVRIWDMTTGAQVASITTNATPRSIAFSPDGERLAYSVLEGVAIAETQYWTPLEGLWGTMGCTDIAWLGTTHLAMLAPREVRVLDAHTRDTVWSRSYYPNTSGNALAFSPDRKHFALTESTRVLVSEVHAQPPPALKSLGQPVQDLLGAPEAACLIVKRSDPNAVIDTRGHQREFPASSMGGGQKSWSMNRDGTLAAFPIVNFHEDPRRRAIQLFDLVSLSPAKELTAKPLEGRDTTSRMLQENVVAFSPDGALLAGTVELGVVRLWRVSDGQLLHTLKGPANPVSTLEFTPDGAYLLSGFAEASFLMVNDVKTGTLVHHTKVALKPTPTYALAAGAQRLAVGRSSGELALFDLPTGAPRSIQVSNETVVAVAISSDGSRVAASDMDSCVHVYDATTGDELYQVPHPELPYALALEAPLLVTLSEDHHVRFFDLATGAPRADVEASTDPLDVVRRRYWEGLGDGPVAFHRRMDPTPLAHFQDALEACYILRDGVAVGQGRTQKDFLYVLRIHEASTKA, from the coding sequence ATGACCTTCGACCTCCCGTCCCTCACCGAGCTCTCCACCCTCGAACGCCTCGTGAGCACCCAGGGCGTGGACGCACTGCTCGCCGCGCTCGACACCGCGCTCGCCCAGACGTCCGCGGACGCGCGAGTGCGCAAGGAAGAAGGTCTCACCGTGAGCGCGAGGACGCTCCGGCTCATTCACCGCGCCATCGAGCTCGACGCCGACTTCCTCCGCGAGCACCCCGAGGCGCTCTTCCAGAGCCTCTACAACCGACTGCGCTGGTACGACGCACCCGACGCCGCCGCCCACTACGACACGCAAGGCCCAGGCCCCTGGGAGAACCCCGACGCCCATCTCCATCGCCTCGCGGCGCTCTGGCGACAACAGCGTGAGGCAGCGGGAGGCACCGCGTGGGTGGAGTCCCTGCGGCCCTTGAGTGGCTCGCTGGATGGCGGGGACCAGTACTACTCCCATGACAAGCGCGTGGGGGCGGTGGCCTTCAGCCCCTGCGGGAAGAAGCTCGCGACCACCTCCAGCGACGACCACGACAACATCCACCTCTGGGACGTGGCCACGGGAAAGAGCCTCCGCGTCCTCGAGGGCCATGACATCGGCGAGATTCTGGGCCTGGCGTGGAGCCCGGATGGCAAGAAGCTCGCGTCGGGCTCGCGCGACCATGACGCCCGCGTGTGGGACGTGGAGACCGGCGAGCTCCTGTATGACTTCCCCAAACAGGAGGGCCGGGTCACCTCCGTGGCCTTCAGCCCCGACGGCAAGCTGCTCGCCGTGGGCAACCTCGGCTGGCGCATCCACCTGTTCGACATGGAGTCGGGCGAGAAGGTCCGCACGCTGAAGGGGCATCAGCAGTCCGTGCTGTGCGTGGCCTTCCATCCCTCGGGCCGCCAACTCGCCTCGGGGGCCTCGGACGACACGGTGCGCATCTGGGACATGACGACGGGCGCGCAGGTGGCATCCATCACCACCAACGCCACCCCGCGCTCGATTGCGTTCAGCCCCGACGGAGAACGGCTGGCCTACTCGGTGCTCGAGGGTGTCGCCATCGCGGAGACGCAGTACTGGACCCCGCTGGAGGGACTGTGGGGGACGATGGGCTGCACGGATATCGCATGGCTGGGCACAACCCACCTGGCCATGCTCGCGCCCCGGGAGGTGCGGGTGCTGGACGCCCACACCCGCGACACGGTGTGGTCGCGGTCCTACTACCCGAACACCTCGGGGAACGCCCTGGCGTTCTCTCCAGACCGCAAGCACTTCGCGCTGACGGAGTCGACTCGCGTGCTGGTGAGCGAGGTCCACGCCCAGCCGCCCCCGGCACTCAAGAGCCTGGGGCAACCCGTGCAGGACCTGCTCGGCGCCCCGGAGGCCGCGTGCCTCATCGTCAAGCGGTCCGACCCGAACGCCGTCATCGACACGCGAGGACACCAGCGCGAGTTCCCCGCCAGCAGCATGGGCGGCGGCCAGAAGTCCTGGAGCATGAACCGCGACGGCACGCTGGCCGCCTTCCCCATCGTGAACTTCCACGAGGACCCGCGACGCCGCGCCATCCAGTTGTTCGACCTGGTGAGCCTGTCTCCCGCGAAGGAGCTGACCGCGAAGCCGCTCGAGGGGCGCGACACCACCAGCCGGATGCTTCAGGAGAACGTCGTGGCCTTCTCGCCCGACGGCGCGCTGCTGGCGGGCACCGTCGAGCTGGGCGTGGTGCGCCTCTGGCGCGTCTCCGATGGGCAGTTGCTCCACACGCTGAAGGGGCCCGCGAACCCCGTCTCCACGCTCGAGTTCACACCCGACGGCGCCTACCTCTTGTCGGGCTTCGCCGAGGCCTCCTTCCTCATGGTGAATGACGTGAAGACGGGGACGCTCGTGCACCACACCAAGGTGGCCCTGAAGCCCACGCCCACGTATGCGCTGGCCGCGGGAGCCCAGCGCCTCGCGGTGGGCCGGAGCTCGGGCGAACTCGCCCTCTTCGACCTGCCCACGGGCGCCCCTCGCTCCATCCAGGTCTCCAACGAGACCGTCGTCGCCGTGGCCATCTCCTCGGATGGCTCACGGGTGGCCGCATCCGACATGGACTCGTGCGTCCACGTCTACGACGCCACCACGGGCGACGAGCTCTACCAGGTGCCCCACCCCGAGCTGCCCTACGCGCTCGCCCTCGAGGCCCCGCTCCTGGTCACCCTGTCCGAGGACCACCACGTGCGCTTCTTCGACCTGGCCACCGGGGCCCCGCGCGCAGACGTGGAGGCCAGCACGGACCCGCTGGACGTCGTCCGGCGGCGCTACTGGGAGGGACTGGGAGACGGCCCTGTCGCCTTCCACCGCCGGATGGACCCCACGCCCCTGGCTCATTTCCAGGACGCGCTCGAGGCCTGCTACATCCTCCGCGATGGCGTCGCCGTGGGCCAGGGACGCACCCAGAAGGACTTCCTGTACGTCCTGCGGATTCACGAAGCCTCGACGAAGGCCTGA
- the tal gene encoding transaldolase yields the protein MNPLRQLEEFGQAVWMDNLQRSYITHGTLKKLIDEDGLKGLTSNPTIFQKAVSGSQDYADLFAAARGKGLSVNDVYEQLAVRDIQGAADVFRPVFDALKGKDGFASLEVSPGLANQTQATMEEARRLWKQLDRPNVMVKVPGTEAGVPAFEQLTAEGLNINVTLLFSQERYRQIAHAYLTGLERFAKTGGDLSKVASVASFFVSRIDVAADKEIEQRLKAAGVSPEQRKLLEGLSGKVAIANAKLAYRSYQEIFSTPRWKALAAKGARVQRVLWASTSTKSPKLRDVIYVEELIGPDTVNTMPPATIDAFREHGKVRTSLVEDVAGAKETMRQLEASGISMKALTDRLTVDGVRLFVESFDALLGAVAEQLKT from the coding sequence ATGAACCCACTGCGGCAGCTCGAGGAATTCGGCCAGGCCGTCTGGATGGACAACCTCCAGCGGAGCTACATCACCCACGGCACCCTCAAGAAGCTCATCGACGAGGATGGGCTCAAGGGCCTCACCTCCAACCCGACCATCTTCCAGAAGGCGGTCTCCGGCAGCCAGGACTACGCGGACCTGTTCGCCGCCGCGAGAGGCAAGGGGCTCTCCGTCAATGACGTGTACGAGCAGCTCGCGGTCCGCGACATCCAGGGCGCGGCGGATGTCTTCAGGCCCGTCTTCGATGCGCTGAAGGGCAAGGATGGGTTCGCGTCGCTGGAGGTCTCCCCCGGGCTCGCGAACCAGACGCAGGCCACGATGGAGGAGGCCCGTCGGCTCTGGAAGCAGCTCGACCGTCCCAACGTGATGGTGAAGGTCCCCGGCACGGAGGCGGGAGTCCCCGCGTTCGAGCAGCTCACCGCGGAGGGGCTGAACATCAACGTGACGCTGCTGTTCAGCCAGGAGCGCTACCGGCAGATTGCCCATGCCTATCTCACCGGACTGGAGCGCTTCGCCAAGACGGGCGGGGACTTGAGCAAGGTGGCCAGCGTGGCCTCGTTCTTCGTCAGCCGCATCGACGTGGCGGCGGACAAGGAAATCGAGCAGCGGCTCAAGGCGGCCGGAGTCTCTCCCGAGCAGCGCAAGCTATTGGAGGGGTTGAGCGGCAAGGTGGCCATCGCGAACGCGAAGCTCGCGTATCGCTCGTACCAGGAGATCTTCAGCACGCCGCGCTGGAAGGCGCTCGCGGCGAAGGGGGCTCGGGTGCAGCGCGTGCTGTGGGCGAGCACGAGCACCAAGAGTCCCAAGCTCCGCGACGTCATCTACGTGGAGGAGCTGATTGGCCCGGACACCGTCAACACGATGCCTCCGGCGACCATCGACGCGTTCAGGGAACACGGCAAGGTGCGCACGAGCCTGGTGGAGGATGTCGCGGGCGCGAAGGAGACGATGCGTCAGTTGGAGGCGAGCGGCATCTCGATGAAGGCGCTCACGGACCGCCTGACGGTGGACGGCGTGCGGCTTTTCGTGGAGTCCTTTGACGCGCTGCTGGGGGCGGTGGCGGAGCAGCTGAAGACGTAG